In Gammaproteobacteria bacterium, the following are encoded in one genomic region:
- a CDS encoding SUF system NifU family Fe-S cluster assembly protein — protein MTPEIRALYQEVIIDHGRHPRNFGPMPEATHALEGYNPLCGDKLKLYLQVTNNIVEAVKFEGSGCAISIASASLMSQQMQGKTLEDARQLFQFFHAMIIDGSTPDARLGKLTILEGVKEFPARVKCATLAWHTLQNALDGKNEVAVTE, from the coding sequence ATGACGCCTGAGATTCGCGCGTTATATCAAGAAGTGATTATTGATCATGGCCGTCATCCACGTAATTTTGGACCCATGCCTGAAGCAACGCATGCACTTGAAGGCTATAACCCCTTATGTGGTGATAAATTAAAACTCTATTTGCAGGTGACAAACAATATTGTTGAGGCAGTAAAGTTTGAAGGTTCAGGATGTGCGATTTCCATCGCCAGCGCTTCATTAATGTCACAACAAATGCAAGGAAAAACTTTAGAAGACGCGAGACAGCTGTTTCAGTTTTTTCATGCAATGATTATTGATGGCAGCACTCCTGATGCGCGCTTGGGTAAATTGACAATTTTAGAAGGCGTAAAGGAATTCCCTGCGCGAGTTAAATGCGCAACTTTAGCTTGGCATACTTTGCAAAATGCACTTGATGGCAAAAATGAAGTGGCGGTGACGGAATGA
- a CDS encoding cysteine desulfurase → MTFSQQEIHEIRQDFPALALKIRTKPLVYLDNAATSQKPRCCIDAIKKYYEFENANVHRGVHYLSELATKKYEAARKTAAEFIHAPSSDNIVFLRGTTEAINLVANGFSREILKPGDEVIISAMEHHSNIVPWQLACQYSGASLRVINLHPDTSLDMEHFKNLISSKTKLIAVTYISNALGTINPVHEIIKMAKDKGIATLIDVAQASAHMPLNVQELGCDFLAFSGHKVFGPTGIGVLYGTQTWLNKLPPYQGGGEMILKVDYDHSDYQKAPFKFEAGTPNIAGAIAWAESLKYLTALNMTKVKQYEQKLLEYATEKLKNFPLIKIIGTSSEKASIISFTHEHAHPHDIATILDDDGVAIRAGHHCAMPLMNRLGVAATVRASFCFYNTFEEIDIFVNSVKTVERLFK, encoded by the coding sequence ATGACATTCTCGCAACAAGAAATTCATGAAATTAGACAAGATTTTCCAGCGCTTGCTCTTAAAATTAGAACTAAGCCTTTAGTTTATTTGGATAACGCGGCCACCTCACAAAAACCGCGCTGTTGTATTGATGCAATCAAAAAATACTATGAATTTGAAAATGCTAATGTTCACCGTGGCGTACATTATTTAAGTGAACTTGCTACAAAAAAATATGAAGCTGCGCGAAAGACTGCCGCTGAGTTTATCCATGCGCCCTCCTCCGATAATATTGTATTCTTGCGCGGCACAACAGAGGCAATCAATTTAGTCGCCAATGGTTTTTCTCGTGAGATATTAAAACCAGGCGATGAAGTTATTATTAGCGCAATGGAACATCATTCTAATATTGTTCCGTGGCAACTGGCTTGTCAGTACTCAGGCGCATCATTACGAGTCATCAATCTGCATCCAGATACATCCCTGGACATGGAACATTTTAAAAATTTGATATCGAGTAAAACTAAACTCATTGCTGTGACTTATATTTCGAATGCATTAGGCACAATTAATCCTGTGCATGAAATAATTAAAATGGCTAAAGATAAAGGCATTGCGACATTAATAGACGTGGCGCAAGCATCCGCGCATATGCCGCTCAATGTTCAAGAACTTGGCTGTGATTTTCTAGCCTTTTCAGGACATAAAGTATTTGGCCCTACGGGCATTGGTGTTTTGTATGGAACGCAAACTTGGTTAAATAAACTTCCTCCCTATCAAGGGGGCGGAGAAATGATTTTGAAAGTGGATTATGATCATTCTGATTATCAGAAAGCTCCATTTAAATTTGAAGCGGGAACGCCTAATATTGCAGGAGCCATTGCTTGGGCGGAATCGTTAAAATATTTAACCGCGCTCAATATGACAAAAGTTAAGCAATATGAACAGAAATTACTTGAGTATGCGACTGAAAAGCTAAAAAATTTTCCACTGATAAAAATCATAGGTACCTCTTCTGAGAAGGCCAGTATTATCTCATTTACACATGAACACGCCCATCCGCATGATATTGCGACGATTTTAGATGATGATGGCGTTGCTATCCGAGCCGGTCATCATTGTGCGATGCCGTTAATGAATCGGTTAGGTGTGGCTGCTACAGTACGCGCTTCATTCTGTTTTTATAATACATTTGAAGAGATTGATATTTTTGTTAATTCCGTCAAAACAGTAGAGAGGTTATTTAAATGA
- the sufD gene encoding Fe-S cluster assembly protein SufD, protein MFKLQEAFESIQLNAPTRKMENWKYTPVAKLLETEFNIDFIRATAGSPYKRPTQLSQHPFANLALETAAEIKIIEIKERLLSPMQINYSNEKNKAQAVHQRIHVAENIHAEIIFDHFSVDNSACFFNIFTEIVLEKNSKLSIYKKQTLNNISSLIDFILVNQAEGSSFYSFTLDKGAALSRTDIEVHLNQPHAEASVHGFYQTIGSQVADHHSVIHHHAPHCQSSEHYRGILNDSSKAVFNGKIIIDQDAQKTSAQQLNKNILLSSKAEIDTKPELEIYADDVKAKHGATIGQLDEQALFYLLARGIEKTEAITLLMIGFAKEVFLAIPNKKVQESLLELLQ, encoded by the coding sequence ATGTTTAAACTCCAAGAAGCTTTTGAAAGTATTCAATTAAATGCTCCAACGCGTAAAATGGAAAATTGGAAATATACGCCTGTTGCAAAACTACTCGAAACTGAATTTAATATTGATTTTATACGGGCGACTGCCGGTAGCCCCTACAAGAGGCCAACACAATTATCACAGCATCCATTTGCCAATCTTGCGCTTGAAACCGCAGCTGAAATAAAAATAATTGAAATAAAAGAGCGCCTTTTATCTCCAATGCAAATTAATTATAGTAACGAAAAAAATAAAGCGCAGGCAGTGCATCAACGCATTCATGTTGCAGAAAATATTCACGCTGAAATTATTTTCGATCATTTCTCAGTAGACAATAGCGCTTGCTTTTTCAATATATTCACAGAAATTGTATTAGAAAAAAACTCTAAGCTATCTATTTATAAAAAACAAACTCTTAACAATATAAGCTCTTTAATCGATTTTATTTTAGTCAATCAAGCGGAAGGCAGTTCTTTTTATAGTTTCACTTTGGATAAAGGCGCAGCTCTTTCGCGTACTGATATAGAGGTACATCTGAACCAGCCGCATGCCGAAGCCAGCGTGCATGGATTTTACCAGACTATTGGCAGTCAAGTAGCTGATCATCATAGTGTGATCCATCATCATGCGCCGCATTGCCAAAGCTCCGAACATTATCGTGGGATTTTAAATGACAGCTCAAAAGCGGTATTTAATGGAAAAATAATCATTGATCAAGACGCGCAAAAAACTTCAGCACAGCAATTGAATAAAAATATTTTACTCTCTAGTAAAGCTGAAATTGACACTAAGCCTGAATTAGAAATTTATGCCGATGATGTCAAAGCCAAGCATGGAGCAACCATTGGCCAGCTAGATGAGCAAGCGTTATTTTATTTACTAGCGCGCGGCATAGAAAAAACTGAAGCGATAACCTTGTTGATGATAGGTTTTGCAAAAGAAGTATTTCTTGCTATACCCAACAAAAAAGTTCAAGAGTCTTTATTGGAGTTGTTACAATGA
- the sufT gene encoding putative Fe-S cluster assembly protein SufT produces MREGQWVYLERDCEALMVPSAVPFSIPGGTEVQIVQALGGHITVNVRGNLARIDKGEADALGVSLEDIPDIKKRPEGPLSVVDEAAIWAQLKTVYDPEIPVNIAALGLVYNVEVLPKYNEEKKLIGNDVHIQMTLTAPGCGMGPVIIADVESKVRDIDSVTDVTVELVFDPPWDRSMMSEEAKLELGMF; encoded by the coding sequence ATGCGTGAAGGTCAATGGGTATATTTAGAACGCGACTGCGAAGCTCTCATGGTGCCTTCTGCGGTTCCATTTAGTATTCCAGGCGGTACCGAAGTCCAAATCGTACAAGCATTAGGCGGGCATATTACCGTAAACGTACGTGGTAATTTAGCGCGCATTGATAAAGGCGAGGCAGATGCTTTAGGCGTTTCTTTAGAAGATATTCCTGATATTAAAAAACGCCCTGAAGGTCCATTGAGCGTTGTCGATGAAGCAGCCATCTGGGCACAATTAAAAACCGTTTACGATCCTGAGATTCCAGTGAATATTGCTGCGCTAGGGCTAGTTTATAACGTAGAAGTGCTACCCAAATATAACGAAGAAAAAAAATTAATCGGTAATGATGTGCATATTCAAATGACATTAACTGCGCCCGGCTGTGGCATGGGGCCGGTGATTATTGCTGATGTTGAATCTAAAGTGCGTGACATCGATAGCGTTACCGATGTAACTGTCGAATTAGTCTTCGATCCTCCTTGGGATCGAAGCATGATGTCAGAAGAAGCCAAATTAGAACTAGGGATGTTCTAA
- the sufC gene encoding Fe-S cluster assembly ATPase SufC encodes MLEIKNLYASVQDKPILKGVNLHINPGEVHAIMGPNGSGKSTLANLIAGKQDYEITSGNIYFLGKDIAELSIDERARAGIFLGFQYPVEIPGVTTAIFLRAALNSIRKAQDLPPLDAMDFLAIVKAKMDIVDMDPDFLYRSVNEGFSGGEKKRHDIMQMLLLEPKLSILDEVDSGLDIDALQIIAKGVNTLRSQDRSIVLVTHYQRLLNYIEPDYVHVFVNGRIVESGDKTLAHKLEKEGYAWAEKLDV; translated from the coding sequence ATGTTAGAAATTAAAAATTTATATGCCAGTGTTCAAGATAAGCCAATCTTAAAAGGGGTGAATTTACACATTAACCCGGGTGAAGTGCATGCCATCATGGGGCCAAATGGTTCTGGGAAAAGCACCTTAGCCAATCTTATTGCTGGCAAGCAAGATTATGAAATCACCAGCGGAAATATCTATTTTTTAGGCAAAGATATCGCCGAACTTTCGATTGATGAACGAGCACGCGCAGGCATATTTTTAGGCTTTCAATATCCTGTAGAAATTCCAGGAGTTACAACCGCTATATTTTTACGCGCCGCATTGAATAGCATTCGCAAAGCACAAGATCTTCCGCCATTAGATGCGATGGACTTTTTGGCTATTGTTAAAGCAAAAATGGATATCGTTGATATGGATCCGGATTTTTTATATCGCTCAGTCAATGAAGGTTTTTCTGGCGGCGAAAAAAAACGGCACGATATTATGCAAATGTTACTACTTGAGCCAAAATTATCAATTTTAGATGAAGTCGATTCTGGTTTAGATATTGATGCACTGCAAATTATTGCCAAAGGCGTAAACACCTTGCGCAGCCAAGATCGATCAATTGTGCTTGTAACACATTATCAACGTTTATTAAATTATATCGAACCCGATTATGTCCATGTTTTCGTTAATGGCCGTATTGTTGAATCTGGTGATAAAACATTAGCACATAAATTGGAAAAAGAAGGTTATGCCTGGGCGGAAAAGCTTGATGTTTAA
- a CDS encoding iron-sulfur cluster assembly accessory protein — MSVTLRNPNALQPITLSAAALEQVRKEMKKRGSGIGIRLHLQTAGCSGYMYKLNIIDETVAEDDYCFNGEINIYVEKKSYPLLKGTEIEFVREGLNQIFKYKNPNETGACGCGESFTVDENFKNA, encoded by the coding sequence ATGAGTGTAACATTAAGAAATCCAAATGCTTTACAGCCAATAACATTATCTGCAGCTGCGCTAGAGCAAGTTAGGAAAGAAATGAAAAAGCGTGGTAGCGGCATAGGCATAAGATTACACTTACAAACTGCGGGTTGCTCCGGGTATATGTATAAATTGAATATTATTGATGAAACTGTGGCTGAAGATGATTATTGTTTTAATGGCGAAATAAATATTTACGTAGAAAAAAAATCATATCCACTTCTTAAGGGGACCGAAATAGAATTTGTGCGCGAAGGACTCAATCAGATTTTTAAATATAAAAATCCGAATGAAACAGGCGCGTGCGGTTGCGGTGAAAGTTTTACAGTTGATGAGAATTTTAAAAATGCGTGA